One window of Flavobacterium dauae genomic DNA carries:
- a CDS encoding DUF2147 domain-containing protein: MKNLIVIFVLSVVASLELQAQTVTGKWKTIDDETGKAKSIVEISEKNGKIYGKVVEILTDKKDAKCDKCPGADKGKPIKGLTIIKGLKKDGSEYSGGTITDPGSGKEYKCALKLEGANKLNVRGYIGIQALGRSQTWVRVK, from the coding sequence ATGAAAAATTTAATTGTAATTTTCGTATTATCAGTCGTTGCCTCATTAGAATTGCAGGCACAAACGGTGACGGGCAAATGGAAAACAATTGATGATGAAACTGGTAAAGCAAAATCGATTGTAGAGATTTCGGAAAAAAACGGAAAAATCTATGGTAAAGTCGTCGAAATTTTAACCGATAAAAAAGATGCCAAATGCGACAAATGTCCCGGTGCCGATAAAGGCAAACCCATTAAAGGTTTAACCATTATTAAAGGATTAAAAAAAGATGGATCTGAATATTCTGGCGGAACCATTACCGATCCCGGTTCTGGTAAAGAGTATAAATGTGCTTTAAAATTAGAAGGAGCAAACAAACTAAACGTACGTGGTTACATAGGTATTCAGGCATTAGGACGGAGCCAAACCTGGGTTCGCGTAAAATGA
- a CDS encoding YihY/virulence factor BrkB family protein, translating to MRTKLPGLEGLTLYQLLRIYISGIVEGALNYKAGSIAFTFFMALFPFALFLLNLIPYIPIDNFQESFLLFVEENVPPNTYDAIELILIDIMNNSYRSLLSTGVIMSVIFMANGVNAIINGFQSSAHLSISRNFFRQYLIAIILSVLLSLMLVISVAVYLSVELLMHVSNYPWIADAGRNVFVVLMILITVSILYKFGTKETKHLSFISYGSVFTTILMSLTSVAFGFYVSKFAKYNELYGSIGTLLVIMIYIWINCMILLLGFELNAAIYTAKRKKCLY from the coding sequence ATGCGGACAAAACTTCCCGGATTAGAAGGCTTAACGTTATACCAGTTGTTGCGTATTTATATTTCCGGTATTGTAGAAGGGGCTTTAAATTACAAGGCAGGCTCAATTGCCTTTACCTTTTTTATGGCGTTGTTTCCGTTTGCGTTATTCTTGCTAAATTTAATTCCGTATATTCCTATTGATAATTTTCAGGAAAGTTTTTTGTTGTTTGTAGAAGAAAACGTACCGCCAAATACCTACGATGCCATTGAATTGATTTTGATTGATATTATGAACAATTCGTACCGCAGTTTATTATCAACAGGGGTTATTATGTCGGTTATATTTATGGCAAATGGTGTAAATGCAATCATCAACGGATTTCAGTCTTCGGCACATTTAAGCATCTCTCGAAATTTTTTCAGACAATATCTTATTGCGATTATTTTATCGGTTTTATTAAGTTTAATGCTGGTCATTTCAGTCGCAGTTTATTTATCTGTTGAGCTGTTAATGCACGTTTCTAATTATCCTTGGATTGCCGATGCAGGCAGAAATGTTTTCGTGGTTTTAATGATCTTAATTACCGTGTCTATTCTTTATAAATTCGGCACAAAAGAAACAAAACATTTATCTTTTATATCGTACGGATCTGTTTTTACCACTATTTTAATGTCGTTAACATCTGTTGCTTTTGGGTTTTATGTATCAAAATTCGCAAAATATAATGAATTGTACGGATCAATTGGCACACTTTTGGTCATAATGATTTATATTTGGATTAACTGTATGATTTTATTGTTAGGATTTGAACTAAATGCTGCGATTTATACAGCCAAAAGAAAAAAATGCTTATATTAG
- the nadC gene encoding carboxylating nicotinate-nucleotide diphosphorylase — MITNEQFNKELQLIIENAIREDVGDGDHSSLACIPTEAMGKAKLLVKDEGILAGVDFAKMVFNYVDSEMQVEVLINDGTPVKYGDIAFYVTGNSQSILKAERVVLNAMQRMSAIATKTKFFVDLVEGTKAKILDTRKTTPGIRAIEKWAVKIGGGENHRFALYDMIMLKDNHIDFAGGISQAITKTKQYLKDHNKDLKIVVEARNLTEIEEILQNDGVYQILIDNFNYEDTKTAVAMINGKFFAESSGNINEKTIQNYAECGVDFISSGALTHSVYNMDLSLKAVL, encoded by the coding sequence ATGATTACAAACGAACAATTTAATAAAGAACTACAATTAATTATAGAAAACGCCATTCGAGAAGATGTGGGCGATGGCGATCACAGCTCGTTAGCTTGCATACCGACTGAAGCAATGGGAAAAGCAAAATTATTGGTAAAAGACGAAGGTATTTTGGCTGGAGTTGATTTTGCCAAAATGGTTTTTAATTACGTAGATTCGGAAATGCAGGTTGAAGTTTTGATAAATGACGGAACACCCGTAAAATACGGCGATATTGCTTTTTATGTTACGGGTAACTCACAATCAATCTTAAAAGCCGAACGCGTGGTTTTAAATGCTATGCAACGTATGAGTGCCATTGCAACCAAAACCAAATTCTTTGTTGATTTGGTAGAAGGTACCAAAGCTAAAATTCTGGATACGCGTAAAACAACTCCCGGAATTCGTGCGATCGAAAAATGGGCAGTCAAAATTGGCGGTGGCGAAAATCATCGTTTTGCGTTGTACGATATGATTATGCTGAAAGACAATCATATTGATTTTGCCGGTGGTATCTCGCAAGCAATTACTAAAACAAAACAATACCTAAAAGATCATAATAAAGATTTAAAGATTGTAGTTGAAGCCAGAAATTTGACCGAAATTGAAGAAATTTTGCAAAACGATGGTGTTTATCAAATTTTAATCGATAACTTTAATTACGAAGATACCAAAACAGCCGTTGCAATGATTAACGGTAAATTTTTTGCAGAATCTTCGGGAAATATCAACGAAAAAACCATTCAAAATTATGCAGAATGTGGTGTAGATTTTATATCAAGCGGTGCGTTGACACATTCGGTTTATAATATGGATTTAAGTTTAAAAGCGGTTTTATAA
- a CDS encoding tRNA-binding protein, translated as MKPEITWNDFEKIDICVGTIIDAQPFEKAKNPAYKLWIDFGAEIGIRKTSAQITVLYGIDDLIGKQIVAIVNFPPKQIADFMSECLVLGAVGNDKEVTLLTPGKAVENGLAIG; from the coding sequence ATGAAACCAGAAATAACTTGGAACGATTTTGAAAAGATCGATATATGTGTAGGAACAATTATTGATGCACAACCATTTGAAAAAGCTAAAAACCCAGCCTACAAATTATGGATTGATTTTGGAGCAGAAATAGGAATTAGAAAAACATCGGCACAAATTACCGTTTTATATGGTATTGATGATTTAATTGGTAAACAGATTGTTGCTATAGTTAATTTTCCACCAAAACAAATTGCCGACTTTATGAGTGAATGTCTGGTTTTAGGTGCTGTGGGTAACGATAAAGAAGTTACGCTGTTAACTCCCGGAAAAGCTGTAGAAAATGGTTTGGCAATTGGTTAA
- the rlmH gene encoding 23S rRNA (pseudouridine(1915)-N(3))-methyltransferase RlmH has product MNIKLLAIGKTDNKNLQALIDEYTKRLGFYIKFDLEVIPDIKNVKNLSETQQKQKEGELILSKLSATDHLILLDENGKSFSSVGFADELQKKMNAGIKTLVFVIGGPYGFSEEVYKKANAKISLSAMTFSHQMVRLFIIEQIYRGFTILKNEPYHHQ; this is encoded by the coding sequence ATGAACATTAAACTTTTGGCAATTGGTAAAACCGACAATAAAAATCTGCAAGCGTTAATTGACGAATACACCAAGCGTTTAGGCTTTTATATTAAGTTTGATTTGGAAGTTATTCCGGATATTAAAAATGTAAAAAATCTTTCAGAAACACAGCAAAAACAAAAAGAAGGCGAATTAATTTTATCTAAACTTTCGGCGACAGATCATTTAATTTTGTTAGATGAAAACGGAAAAAGCTTTAGCAGTGTTGGTTTTGCAGACGAATTACAAAAAAAGATGAACGCAGGTATTAAAACGCTTGTTTTTGTAATTGGCGGACCTTATGGTTTTTCGGAAGAAGTTTATAAAAAAGCAAATGCTAAAATTTCGCTTTCGGCTATGACGTTTTCGCATCAAATGGTTCGTTTATTTATTATAGAACAAATTTACCGTGGTTTTACTATTTTAAAGAATGAACCGTATCATCATCAATAA
- the folP gene encoding dihydropteroate synthase, translating to MNCKGKLLTFDRPKVMGILNITPNSFYDGGKHNDVFSALKQMEKLLLDEADIIDIGAYSTQPKAPFVSEEEELNRMIPFVKEAVKQFPEVILSIDTFRSEVAKQALTEGAHIINDVSGGKLDNKMFETVGKFQAPYILMHMKGTPQTMQQFTDYEDVIKEMMYYFSEQIQLANQAGIKDVIIDPGFGFSKTLDQNYEVLNKLELFQLLKVPVLSALSRKSMIYRFFDYSPQEALNATTVLNTISLIKGAKILRVHDVKEAVECVKLYKKTYS from the coding sequence ATGAATTGCAAAGGAAAATTACTCACATTCGATCGTCCTAAAGTGATGGGAATTCTGAATATTACACCGAATTCTTTTTACGACGGTGGCAAACACAACGACGTTTTTTCGGCTTTAAAACAAATGGAAAAATTGCTTTTAGACGAAGCCGATATTATAGATATTGGTGCTTATTCTACGCAACCTAAAGCACCTTTTGTATCGGAAGAAGAAGAATTAAATCGAATGATTCCGTTTGTGAAAGAAGCGGTGAAGCAATTTCCTGAAGTAATTTTATCGATCGATACATTTCGATCCGAAGTTGCCAAGCAAGCATTGACAGAAGGTGCACATATTATAAACGATGTTTCGGGCGGAAAATTAGATAACAAAATGTTTGAAACAGTCGGGAAATTCCAAGCTCCGTACATTTTAATGCACATGAAAGGAACGCCGCAAACGATGCAGCAATTCACCGATTATGAAGATGTGATAAAAGAAATGATGTATTATTTTTCGGAACAAATTCAATTAGCAAATCAAGCCGGAATTAAAGATGTAATTATAGATCCTGGTTTTGGTTTTTCGAAAACGTTAGATCAAAATTACGAGGTTTTAAATAAGTTAGAATTGTTTCAATTGCTAAAAGTTCCTGTTTTATCGGCATTATCACGAAAGTCAATGATTTACCGTTTTTTTGATTATTCGCCACAAGAAGCTTTAAATGCAACAACGGTTTTAAATACTATTTCGCTGATAAAAGGTGCCAAAATTTTGCGTGTACATGATGTAAAAGAAGCAGTAGAATGTGTAAAATTATATAAGAAAACTTATAGTTAA
- a CDS encoding ABC-F family ATP-binding cassette domain-containing protein — protein sequence MITVNDIAVEFGGTTLFSEVTFAINETDKIALMGKNGAGKSTLLKIVAGANKPTRGNISAPGDAVIAYLPQHLLTEDNCTVLEETSKAFSSVLNMKKEIDDINEQLTVRTDYESDEYMKLIERVSELSEKYYSIEEVNYEAEVEKILKGLGFEREDFNRPTKEFSGGWRMRIELAKILLTKPDLILLDEPTNHLDMDSIQWLEDFLINQAKAVMVISHDRAFVDNITNRTIEVTMGRIYDYKAKYSHYLELRKDRRIHQQKAYEEQQKFIADNQAFIDRFRGTFSKTEQVQSRVRMLEKIVPIEVDEIDNSALKLKFPPSVRSGQYPVIVKDLEKSYDDKLIFKDANLVIERGQKVAFVGKNGEGKSTMIKAIMKEIEINGGSVEVGHNAQIGYFAQNQAALLDENATIFETIDRIAVGDVRTQIKNILGAFMFQGDDIQKKVKVLSGGEKTRLAMIKLLLEPVNLLILDEPSNHLDMKTKDIIKDALRDFDGTLILVSHDRDFLDGLAEKVFEFGNKRVKEHFEDIKGFLAHKKMDSLKEIEK from the coding sequence ATGATTACAGTAAACGATATTGCCGTAGAATTTGGCGGAACAACACTTTTTAGCGAAGTAACTTTCGCCATTAACGAAACCGATAAAATTGCCCTTATGGGTAAAAATGGTGCGGGAAAATCAACCTTACTTAAAATTGTGGCGGGTGCAAACAAGCCAACGCGCGGAAATATTTCGGCTCCGGGCGATGCCGTTATTGCGTATTTGCCACAGCATTTATTGACTGAAGATAATTGCACGGTTCTTGAAGAAACTTCAAAAGCATTTTCATCGGTTTTAAATATGAAGAAAGAAATCGATGATATTAACGAGCAATTAACCGTTCGTACCGATTACGAAAGTGACGAATATATGAAGTTGATTGAAAGAGTTTCAGAATTATCTGAAAAATATTATTCGATCGAAGAAGTAAATTACGAAGCCGAAGTAGAGAAAATCTTAAAAGGACTAGGGTTTGAAAGAGAAGATTTCAACCGTCCAACCAAAGAATTTTCGGGAGGATGGAGAATGCGTATCGAATTGGCAAAAATATTATTGACCAAACCCGATTTAATTTTGCTTGATGAGCCTACCAACCACTTGGATATGGACAGTATTCAGTGGTTAGAAGATTTCTTGATTAACCAGGCAAAAGCCGTAATGGTAATTTCGCACGATAGAGCGTTTGTTGACAACATTACAAACAGAACCATTGAAGTAACAATGGGAAGAATTTACGATTACAAAGCAAAATATTCTCATTATTTAGAGTTACGAAAAGACAGAAGAATACATCAGCAAAAAGCCTACGAAGAACAGCAAAAATTCATTGCAGACAATCAGGCGTTTATCGATCGTTTTCGTGGAACGTTCTCTAAAACAGAACAGGTGCAGTCGCGTGTACGTATGTTAGAAAAGATTGTTCCTATCGAAGTTGATGAAATCGATAATTCGGCTTTAAAGTTGAAATTTCCACCATCGGTTCGTTCAGGACAATATCCGGTGATTGTGAAAGATCTTGAAAAATCGTACGATGATAAATTAATTTTCAAAGATGCTAATTTAGTAATTGAACGCGGACAAAAAGTGGCTTTCGTTGGTAAAAATGGTGAAGGAAAATCAACCATGATTAAAGCCATTATGAAAGAAATCGAAATTAATGGTGGTTCGGTCGAAGTCGGTCATAATGCTCAAATTGGTTATTTTGCTCAAAACCAAGCCGCGTTGTTAGATGAAAATGCAACTATTTTTGAAACCATTGACAGAATTGCGGTTGGCGATGTTCGTACACAAATTAAAAATATTTTAGGAGCGTTTATGTTCCAAGGCGATGATATTCAGAAGAAAGTAAAAGTACTTTCGGGAGGCGAAAAAACACGTTTAGCAATGATAAAACTGTTGTTAGAACCTGTGAATTTATTGATTTTAGATGAACCTTCGAATCACTTAGATATGAAAACCAAAGACATTATTAAAGATGCCTTACGAGATTTCGATGGAACTTTAATTCTAGTTTCGCACGATCGTGATTTCTTGGACGGTTTGGCAGAAAAAGTTTTCGAGTTTGGAAACAAACGCGTAAAAGAACATTTTGAAGATATTAAAGGCTTCCTCGCCCACAAAAAAATGGATTCTTTAAAAGAGATAGAGAAATAA
- the lipA gene encoding lipoyl synthase, with protein sequence MESVLEANKPATGKPKWLRVKLPTGKKYTELRGLVDKYKLHTICTSGSCPNMGECWGEGTATFMILGNICTRSCGFCGVKTGRPETVDWDEPEKVARSIKLMNIKHAVLTSVDRDDLKDGGSIIWAETIKAVRRMSPGTTMETLIPDFQGIERNIDRILEAAPEVISHNMETVRRLTREVRIQAKYDRSLEVLRYLKANGAKRTKSGIMLGLGETEEEVIQTMHDLRNVGLDVLTIGQYLQPSKKHLPVKEFITPDQFKKYEEIGLNLGFRHVESGALVRSSYKAQKHIL encoded by the coding sequence ATGGAATCGGTTTTAGAAGCAAACAAACCGGCTACTGGTAAACCAAAATGGTTACGTGTAAAATTACCAACCGGCAAAAAATATACAGAATTAAGAGGTTTAGTAGATAAATACAAACTTCACACCATTTGTACCTCTGGAAGCTGCCCAAACATGGGTGAATGCTGGGGCGAAGGTACCGCTACTTTTATGATTTTAGGTAACATTTGTACGCGTTCTTGCGGATTTTGCGGTGTAAAAACCGGTCGCCCGGAAACGGTAGATTGGGATGAACCTGAAAAAGTTGCCCGTTCTATTAAGTTAATGAACATTAAGCATGCGGTGTTGACTTCTGTTGATCGTGATGATTTAAAAGACGGCGGTTCGATTATTTGGGCTGAAACCATTAAAGCGGTTCGCAGAATGAGTCCAGGAACTACCATGGAAACATTAATTCCTGATTTTCAAGGTATCGAAAGAAATATCGACCGTATTTTAGAAGCTGCTCCTGAAGTGATTTCGCACAATATGGAAACCGTTCGCAGATTAACTCGCGAAGTGCGTATTCAAGCAAAATATGATCGTAGTTTAGAAGTGTTGCGTTACCTAAAAGCAAACGGAGCTAAAAGAACTAAATCGGGCATTATGCTTGGTTTGGGCGAAACCGAAGAAGAAGTGATACAAACCATGCACGATTTGCGAAATGTTGGTTTAGATGTTTTAACTATTGGGCAGTACTTACAGCCAAGTAAAAAACATTTACCTGTAAAAGAGTTCATTACGCCAGATCAGTTTAAAAAATACGAAGAAATAGGTTTAAATCTTGGTTTCCGCCATGTAGAAAGCGGTGCCTTGGTTAGATCTTCTTATAAAGCACAAAAACATATTTTATAA
- the gap gene encoding type I glyceraldehyde-3-phosphate dehydrogenase: MKPEQKIKIAINGFGRIGRNLFRLLINHPQIEVVAINDLADNATMAHLLKYDSVHGKLSKNVSYNEDHLIVNDTQIAFLHEKDITKLNWKRFNLDFVIEATGKHKTADLLQHHIKNGAKRVILSVPPEDNEIKTVVLGVNESILNGSELIISNASCTTNNAAPMVKVIDELCGLDKAFITTVHSYTTDQSLHDQPHKDLRRARGAAQSIIPTTTGAAKALTKIFPEFEGKIGGGGIRVPVPDGSLTDITCYVNRDVSVEEINEAFKNAAKNHLKGIVEYTEDPIVSVDVLGNTHSCLFDAQLTTVLGRMVKIVGWYDNEIGYSSRLIDLIQFVATRNTI, from the coding sequence TTGAAACCTGAACAAAAAATAAAAATCGCTATTAACGGATTTGGTCGCATTGGTCGAAACCTTTTTCGTTTACTGATCAATCATCCACAGATAGAAGTCGTTGCTATTAACGATTTAGCCGATAATGCAACTATGGCACATTTGTTAAAGTACGACAGTGTGCACGGGAAATTATCTAAAAACGTATCGTACAACGAAGATCATTTAATTGTTAATGACACCCAAATTGCGTTTCTGCACGAAAAAGATATTACAAAATTAAACTGGAAACGTTTTAATCTTGATTTTGTAATTGAAGCTACCGGAAAACACAAAACAGCAGATTTATTGCAGCATCATATAAAAAACGGAGCAAAACGCGTTATTTTATCTGTTCCACCAGAAGATAACGAAATTAAAACCGTTGTTTTAGGTGTGAATGAATCTATTTTAAATGGATCGGAATTAATCATTTCCAACGCAAGCTGTACTACCAACAACGCAGCACCAATGGTTAAAGTGATTGATGAATTGTGCGGATTAGACAAAGCTTTTATTACCACCGTTCACTCATACACCACCGATCAAAGTCTGCACGATCAACCTCATAAAGATTTACGCAGAGCACGTGGAGCAGCACAATCAATCATTCCAACAACAACTGGTGCAGCAAAAGCTTTAACCAAAATATTTCCTGAATTTGAGGGAAAAATCGGTGGTGGCGGTATTCGTGTTCCTGTTCCCGATGGATCTTTAACCGATATTACCTGTTATGTAAACCGCGATGTTTCGGTAGAAGAAATTAACGAAGCCTTTAAAAATGCAGCCAAAAATCATTTGAAAGGAATTGTTGAATATACCGAAGACCCAATTGTTTCTGTTGATGTCTTAGGAAATACGCACTCTTGTTTGTTTGATGCCCAACTTACAACCGTTTTGGGACGCATGGTAAAAATTGTTGGCTGGTACGATAATGAAATCGGATATTCGTCCCGATTGATTGATTTGATTCAGTTTGTCGCAACTAGAAATACTATTTAA
- a CDS encoding DUF1684 domain-containing protein produces MQNLLIFFLFTSSLAFSQESKVEVLTYQKALNDAYFNVEESPLKPEEVITFKGLNFYPYNADFVALAKLERLKNEKTFQMPTSSGKTQNYKRYGILKFHIQGQDFELEVYQNLSLIKRKGYEKHLFLPFIDLTSGNETYGAGRYLDIEIPEKDTIWLDFNKAYHPYCAYTSGYSCPITPDVNFLNIKVIAGVKF; encoded by the coding sequence ATGCAAAATCTACTGATATTTTTTCTGTTTACATCAAGTTTAGCTTTTTCTCAAGAATCTAAAGTTGAAGTTTTAACCTATCAAAAAGCGTTAAATGATGCTTATTTTAATGTTGAAGAATCTCCTTTAAAGCCAGAAGAGGTAATCACTTTTAAAGGATTAAACTTTTATCCGTATAACGCTGATTTTGTAGCCTTGGCTAAGCTAGAAAGATTAAAGAATGAAAAAACATTCCAAATGCCTACATCGAGCGGAAAAACTCAAAATTACAAACGATATGGCATCTTAAAATTTCACATTCAAGGTCAAGACTTTGAATTGGAAGTATATCAAAATTTAAGTTTAATAAAACGTAAAGGATATGAAAAACATTTGTTTTTACCTTTTATTGACTTAACAAGCGGAAATGAAACGTATGGTGCAGGCAGGTATTTAGACATTGAAATTCCAGAAAAAGATACCATTTGGCTAGATTTCAATAAAGCATATCATCCTTACTGTGCTTATACGTCGGGATATTCTTGTCCTATTACGCCCGATGTGAATTTTTTAAACATTAAGGTAATTGCCGGCGTAAAATTTTAA
- a CDS encoding TatD family hydrolase, translating into MYYNIHTHSSINHPEVIELINQYPNEVNFQYDTFSVGIHPWYLDENRLTEDIERMELIIQHPKCKAIGECGLDKRIETSIEVQKKVLIPQLYLAEKYKKPVILHCVAAYQEIIEIKKQLNLSIPLIIHGFSKNSQVAASLIKNDFYLSFGKYLLLNPELSIVLKQVPTDRIFLETDMMDHSIFDVYRKAEDIIQLGVKNIIKQNYNRVFNP; encoded by the coding sequence ATGTATTACAACATTCACACGCATAGTTCTATTAACCATCCCGAAGTAATAGAGCTTATCAATCAATATCCTAATGAAGTTAATTTTCAATACGATACCTTTTCAGTGGGTATTCACCCGTGGTATTTAGATGAAAATAGGTTAACTGAAGATATCGAGAGAATGGAACTAATCATTCAGCATCCAAAATGTAAGGCAATTGGAGAATGCGGTTTGGATAAACGCATTGAAACATCAATTGAAGTTCAAAAAAAGGTGTTAATCCCACAATTATATTTAGCCGAAAAATACAAAAAACCTGTAATTTTGCACTGCGTTGCGGCATATCAGGAAATAATCGAGATCAAAAAACAACTTAATTTAAGCATTCCGTTAATCATTCACGGATTTTCTAAAAACAGTCAGGTAGCAGCAAGCTTAATTAAAAATGATTTTTATCTTTCATTTGGGAAGTATCTGTTATTAAATCCCGAATTAAGCATTGTATTAAAACAAGTACCTACCGACCGTATTTTTTTAGAAACCGATATGATGGATCATTCCATTTTTGATGTATATCGCAAAGCCGAAGACATAATACAGTTAGGTGTAAAAAATATAATTAAACAAAATTATAACAGAGTTTTTAACCCGTAA
- a CDS encoding tRNA threonylcarbamoyladenosine dehydratase has product MAVWQERAELLFKQEGLNALKNANVLIIGMGGVGSFAAEFIARAGVGNITIVDGDTVDITNINRQLPALHSTIGKPKVEIVGDRLMDINPELNLTRIQEFVSPERAYEIVTNEYDYVLDCIDSITPKLNIIVAAKKAKVKIISNMGAGGKMLVNKVVVKDISKTDVCPLAKVIRKRLRKMGVKSGVKAVFSLEKPDETSLKMTDGTNFKKSFFGTNSWMPGLFGLHSAETVIRYLLSKEAISEK; this is encoded by the coding sequence ATGGCTGTTTGGCAAGAAAGAGCAGAATTATTATTTAAACAAGAAGGATTAAATGCCTTAAAAAATGCAAATGTATTAATTATTGGTATGGGCGGCGTGGGGTCGTTTGCTGCTGAATTTATTGCCCGGGCAGGCGTGGGTAATATTACCATTGTTGATGGAGATACGGTTGATATTACCAACATTAACAGACAGTTACCTGCTTTACACAGTACCATTGGCAAACCAAAAGTAGAGATTGTGGGCGACCGTTTAATGGACATTAACCCTGAATTGAATCTAACCCGGATTCAGGAATTTGTTTCGCCGGAACGTGCTTATGAAATTGTAACCAATGAGTACGATTACGTTTTAGATTGTATAGATAGCATTACACCTAAATTAAACATTATTGTAGCTGCAAAAAAAGCTAAAGTAAAGATTATTTCTAATATGGGTGCCGGTGGAAAAATGTTGGTAAACAAAGTAGTTGTTAAAGATATTAGTAAAACCGATGTTTGTCCGCTTGCCAAGGTAATTCGTAAACGCTTGCGAAAAATGGGGGTTAAAAGTGGTGTAAAAGCTGTTTTCTCTTTAGAAAAACCAGATGAAACCAGCTTAAAAATGACAGATGGAACAAATTTTAAAAAATCGTTTTTTGGAACCAACAGCTGGATGCCCGGTTTATTTGGTTTACACAGTGCCGAAACGGTTATTCGCTATCTATTATCAAAAGAAGCTATTTCTGAAAAATAA
- a CDS encoding ABC transporter permease has product MNLSYFIAKRLATSKKYKNSVSAPIIKIAIAAVAISVVMMLVSIATGLGLQQKIRDKITSFNGHVVISNFDNNQSEVTLEPISTQQNFYPKFAEVPEVTAVHPFATKAGVVRTDKSFEGIVFKGVDKNYQWNYLEDYLTEGKLPEYKAEGMTNDVIISSFLANRLELKVGDKLDTYFLKNDNEGLPNVRAFTISGIYDSGFPQFDETFVIGDLKHIQRLNKWQQGEVGGFELFVNDFTQIDAIADKVYSHIPSTLNSEPITTKYYNIFDWLKVFDLNIYIIVGLMILVAVINMIVALLVLILERTQMIGILKALGASNWSIRKIFVYNATYIVLIGLLIGNAIGLGLLLIQKYFGIITLDPTQYYVKVAPVYISPVYIILINVVLVVLCYLIMLIPSYLTTKISPVKSIKFQ; this is encoded by the coding sequence TTGAATTTATCTTATTTTATAGCTAAACGTTTAGCAACTTCTAAAAAGTATAAAAATAGTGTTTCTGCGCCAATTATAAAAATTGCCATTGCTGCGGTTGCCATCAGCGTTGTTATGATGCTGGTTTCTATTGCAACAGGTTTGGGGTTACAGCAAAAAATACGAGATAAAATAACATCGTTTAACGGGCATGTGGTGATATCGAATTTTGATAACAACCAGTCCGAAGTTACTTTAGAGCCTATTTCTACGCAACAGAATTTCTATCCGAAATTTGCCGAAGTGCCCGAAGTTACGGCGGTGCATCCGTTTGCTACAAAAGCCGGAGTTGTTAGAACTGATAAATCGTTTGAAGGAATTGTTTTTAAAGGTGTTGATAAAAATTACCAATGGAATTATTTGGAAGATTATTTAACCGAAGGAAAACTACCGGAATACAAAGCGGAAGGAATGACTAATGATGTTATTATTTCCAGTTTTTTAGCCAACCGATTAGAATTGAAAGTAGGCGATAAACTGGATACTTACTTTTTAAAGAACGATAACGAAGGCTTGCCAAATGTGCGTGCTTTTACCATTTCGGGAATTTACGATTCGGGCTTTCCGCAGTTTGATGAAACTTTTGTAATTGGCGATTTAAAGCATATTCAACGTTTAAACAAATGGCAGCAGGGCGAAGTTGGTGGTTTTGAACTTTTTGTAAACGATTTTACACAAATTGATGCCATTGCAGATAAAGTGTATAGCCATATTCCGTCAACATTGAACAGTGAGCCAATAACAACCAAATACTACAATATTTTTGACTGGTTAAAGGTTTTCGATTTAAATATTTACATAATTGTCGGTTTAATGATTTTGGTTGCCGTGATTAATATGATTGTTGCTTTGCTGGTACTTATTTTAGAACGAACCCAGATGATTGGTATTTTAAAAGCGTTGGGTGCAAGCAATTGGAGTATCCGTAAAATATTTGTTTACAATGCAACCTATATCGTTTTAATCGGATTATTAATTGGTAATGCAATAGGTTTAGGTTTATTGCTGATCCAGAAATATTTTGGCATTATTACGTTAGATCCTACGCAATATTATGTAAAAGTAGCTCCTGTATATATTTCGCCTGTTTATATCATTCTAATAAATGTAGTTTTAGTGGTTTTGTGCTATTTAATTATGCTGATTCCATCGTACTTAACAACAAAAATTTCTCCGGTGAAGTCAATTAAGTTTCAATAA